The nucleotide sequence ATAGACGAATCTCTCTCATCCACCTGTTCTCCGCGATCGGGGTGGGGCTTTTCTGCTTTTGCGATCTCCATTCCAACAAATGGCTCCCTTTAATCCGCCCGGCCCGTTCTCTGATGAAGATCGGCTCGGTACGCTGGGGTAACCCTCGGACGTGCAGTGTAGGGCGAGACACTCAGAAGGCTGACATTCGGCCTTGCGAGAGATTGCGCGATCTAAGACAACATCGCTAACGGGCAGCTTCGGGTCGAGACCGCAGCCCGTCCAGTTGGGCCGCGGGTCACGAGCCCACCGGGGGTGTGGGTGGGCATGGATCGAGTTGCAAGTCAATTTTACGAGAGCTAAGCCGCAGTTGAATGTGCTGGCTCCGGTTGATAACTCTTTACCAGGCTCTGGGTATGCGGTCCGCCCTTATCTCCTGGTCCTGCATCCGCGTGTTGCGTTGGGGGGCGACCAGCTCGTTTTCGAATGTGAACCCGCCGGGCTGCTTGTCTTCCAGGTTAAAGTAAAAACGAGGCAGTTGTTCACTCGTTTTCTTAGGACTAGCGGGCGCTCCTGCGGCATGAGTAAAGCAGAGGTTCTCCGATGTGAGGCCTCTTGCCGCCGAAATCGTGTGACTGGTTAGGGGAAAATGCAAAGCGCTTTCAACAAGGCAACTGTGTTCGTTCAGTAGGAGCCTGAGAGGCGATCTGAGCCTTCGAAAGCGATCGAGCCGCAAGACACATTTCCGCCGCACACTGTGGTGCCTCGTTCTCTTCCGGCCGTAGATGCAAATCGCGGGGAAAATAACTGCGCCAACGCCGCATTGATCAGCTGCGCCAGCTGGCATTCACAAATCAGGCCGAGTCATAGATATGTGCGACCTTGCCGAATGGGGAACTAATGGCAGAATTGATGTGCTTTTGGCGCAAGGGGCGTTGAATCTGAATGAAGCTCAGGGCCTTTTGCACGGTCCTGAATTTCCTTTCTGCCGCAAGGTGACGAGTTCAATCGCGGTCATGCTGAACCAATTCTACTTTCCAGCGGCCGTTGCCCTATTTGGCAACGATCAAATTTTGTGCGGCCATATTGTTCGAGTGTTGCCGCCATGGTACCGGCTACGCGCGGCTGCAAGCGCATTGCACAGGAGCACGCTGGCGCTGCGGCCTTCGGAGTTGTGTCCGGCGCTGTTGTGCCGCGCCCGATCGGTGCAGTCGCCGGCGTAGTGATTGGCTGTTCCGCCGGACCGTCTTGGGCCGCGTGAATGGCCGGGACATGGGCGAGCGGAAGCAACGCAGTCCCTGGGGACGCTACGCCTAGCCATGACGATGTCGAGACGGCAGTGAGGTGGAGCGGGCTACCCGGCCTACGGCCGCAACCGGTCGACCGTCCGCGCGATCAGCGCGGCCACTTCCGGCACCTTTGGCCCAATCCGAAACTCCGGCCCCGCAACGACCACCGAAAGCCTGCGGTCGCCGATCGGCAGCGGGATTGCCGCGCCGGCGAGGTCGCGGCTGTAGTCCGCAAAACTCTGGCAGTAACCGCGCGCGATCGAGTTACGCAGCTCGGTCTCGACCGCTTCGATGCTGATCGGGGTCGAGGGGCCGTATTGCTTGAACTCGATCTTGCGATAGACCGAGTCGCGCTCCTCCTGCGAATATTGCAGCAGCAGCGCGCGGCCGCTCGCGGTGGCGTGGATCGGCAGCGATGGCCGATGGTCGCGAAATAGCGGATCGCCGCCTGGGACTCGACGACGTCAATGAAGACAGCCATCACGCCAGCCGGCGCCACGATCGATGCGGTCTCGCCGGTCTCGGCCGAGAGATCGGCAATCAGCTGATGCGTCCACGGTGGCAGCGGCTCGACCTCGGAGATCATCCGCGCCATCGCCAGCCACCGCGGCGTCGGATAGAAGCCCGCGCGAGGGCGCGGTTCGTAGAGATAGCCTTTCACCGAGAGCGTCGCGAGCAGGTTGAAGGTCGACGAGCGCGGCCAGCCGAAATGATCGGCGATCTCAGCAAGCGTCGCCGGCTTCCTCGTTTGCGCGAAGAATTCCATGATCTCCAGGACGTTGGCGGCTTGGCGAGGTTTGCGTCCTAGGATTTGCCGAGGATCGTCTTCGCGGCGCGAAGATGCGGCTTGTCGATCATCTGGCCGTCGAGTCGCAGCGTGCCGGAATTGGGATTGCTCGCGAAGGCCGCGATCACCTTCTCCGCCCAGGCGCGCTCGGCCTCGGTCGGCTCGAACGCCGCGTTGACGACATCGACATGCTTGGGATGGATCAGCGCCTTCGCCGAAAACCCGTCGCGCCGCGCGGCGCGCGTCTCCTGCTCGAGGCCCGCGAGGTTGTCGATGTCGGTATAGACGGTGTCGATCAGTGCGACTTCGGCTGCAGCCGCCGCCATCAGGCAGAGATCGCGCGCGAGGCGATAGGGGCTGTGGAACACGCCGCCGGAGGCCTTTTCGGTGGCGCCCAGTGACGCCGAAAGATCCTCCGCGCCCCACATCAGGCCGGCGAGGCGAGGGGAGCAGTTCTTGTAACTGCCGAGGCCGAAGATGGAGCTCGCGGTTTCCGTCGCAACACAGACGATGCGGGTCGCGCCGACCGAAATGCCGGATGCCGCTTCCAAGGCTTCGAGCCAGGTCGCGACCTGCCGCACGTCGTCGCCGCCTTGCGATTTCGGCAGCACGATGCCGTCGGGCCTGCCCGGTATCACCGCGGCGAGATCGATCAGCGTCATGCCGGTGTCGAGCGCGTTGACACGGACATAGAGCTGATGGGGGCCGGGGCGGCTCTTCAGCATCGCCAGCGTGAGGGTGCGCGCTTCCGGCTTCTTCTCGGCGACGACGGAATCCTCGAGATCGATGATCAGCGCGTCGGCATTGCCTTCGCTGGCCTTCTCGAATTTGCGCGGGGAATCGCCCGGCACGAACAGCATCGAACGCATCAGACCGGCCTCTTGTGCATCAGCGCCATGCGGCGGCATTTGCCGACGATCTCGTCGTTCTGGTTCAAGGCGTGATGCTCGAACTCGACGATGCCCGCCTTGGGCCGCGATTTGGATTCCCGCACCGAGAGCACCTTTGTCGTCGCCCGCAACGTGTCGCCATGGAAGACCGGTTTTGGAAAGGTCACGTCAGTCATGCCGAGATTGGCGACTGTGGTGCCCAAGGTCGTATCATAGACCGTCATGCCGATCATGATGCCGAGGGTGTAAAGGCTGTTGAAAATGCGCTGGCCGAATTCGGTCTTTTCGGAGAAATGCGCGTCGATGTGCAGTGGCTGCGGGTTGAGGGTCAGCAGGCTGAACATGGTGTTGTCCATCTCCGTGACCGTCCGGGTCAGCGGATGCCTGAACTCCTGGCCCACGGAAAAGTCTTCGAAATAAGTCCGGCCATCGCGGTTTCCTCCCTGTGTCTTGCGATTTGGCCCGCGCCTGCGCTTAAGGCGGCGCGGCCAGGTGAACTGCTCTTTGCTCAGCGAGCTTGTCGATCTCCTCGGCCGAGAAGCCGGCCTCGCGCAAAATGTCGCGGCCGTGCTGGCCGAGTGTCGGCGCGGGACCGGCGGGCTCCGGCTGCGTCACGCTCCAGGTGGAGGGCACCCGCATCTGGCGGATGCGGCCTTCCACGGGGTGATCGACCGTCCTGAAGAAACCGGTTGCCTTCAGATGCGGATCGTCCAGAACGGTCTCCAGCGTATGCATCGGCATCACGGGAATGTCGGCGCGCTCCAGCAACTCGCGCCATTCCGCCGTGGTGCGCGTCAGGAAGATGTGGCCGATCTCCTCGTAGATTTCGTCGATGTGCTCGGTGCGCGCGGCGTGGTTGGCAAAGCGCGGCTGGTCGAGGAAATGCGGCGCTCCGATTGCCTCGAAGAAGCTGCGCCAATGCTTGTCGTTGTAGATGAGCACGCAGAGATAGCCGTTGCTGGTCTTGTAGGGCCGGCGATAGCGTGAGAGCAGGCGGGCGTAGCCGCCATGATCGAGCGGGGGATCGTAGGTGAGCCCGCCGAGGTGGTCGACCAGCACGAACTCGGTCATGGATTCGAACATCGGCACGTCGATGCGCTGGCCTTGGCCGGTGCGCTGCTGATGCATGAGCCCGCCCATGATCGCATTCACCATCATCAGCCCGACGATGCGGTCGGCGATGGTCACGGGAACGTAGCGCGGCGTGCCGTCGCCGGCCGCAGCTAACAACGTGGGGATAGTCGCCGCGCCCTGGATCAGGTCGTCATAGGCAGGCTTGGCGGCATAGGGACCGGACTGGCCGTAGCCGAATGCGCCGACATAGACGAGCGACGGATTGGCCGCGGCCAGCGTCTCGTAATCGAGCCCGAGCCGAGCCATCGCCTGCGGGCGCACATTGTAGACCAGCGCATTGGCGTGCTTGGCGAGCCGCAGCAGCGCGTCACGCCCTTCCGGCTTTTTGAGGTCGAGCACGATACTGCGCTTGCCGCGATTAGCATTGAGAAACATCCCGCCCATGCCGGGCGTGCGGCCGGGACCGATCTGGCGAACGATATCGCCCTCGAGGCTTTCGACCTTGATGACGTTGGCGCCCATATCCGCCAGCACCTGGGTGCCGTAGGGGCCCATTAGAACCGAGGTCAGGTCGAGAATGGTGAAGCCGCCGAGGGGTCCCATAAAGCCTCCTTTTGGTTCATATAGGTGGAGTTATAGTTCAGAAGACCTAGGGTCAATTCGATGGGTATGCCCCACGGATGCATAGCGCTATGCTCTAAATTCATATACTTGACACGTTTTCCTCAAGCAAAAACGGAGCGGGGGAGCCGAACGGTGCTGCAGCAGGCTGCTGCCGCCTTCGGCGTGGGGACGCGTCAAGGAGAACCAAATGAAGAAGAACCTGGTCTGCGCTGGAGCCGCGCTCGCGCTTTCGCTGCCTGTCTCGACATTTCAGGCGCGGGCGCTCGAGCTGAAGGTCGCCGATAGCTTCCCCGCCGGCCACTATCTCGTCCGCCTGCTGCTCAAGCCCTGGATGGACGACGTCACCAAGCGCACCAACGGCGCGGTGACCTTCACCTATTATCCGAACCAGCAGATCGGCAAGGCGGCAGACATGCTGCGTCTGACACAGTCGGGCGTGGTCGACATCGGCTACATCGGGCCGTCCTATGTCTCCGACAAGATGCCGCTGTCGGAAGTCGCGCAATTGCCGGGCGCGTTCGCGACCAGCTGCCAGGGCACGCTCGCTCGCTTACTGGAAGACCGCGCGCGAAGGCATCTTGGCCAAACAGGAATACGCGCCGAACAAGATCAAGCTGCTGATGGCCGTGGTGCTGCCGCCCTACCCGGTGTGGACCGTCAAGTCGAAGGTGGAAACCAGCAAGGATATGCAGGGCCTGAAGCTGCGCACCACGGGCGGTGCGCAGGATCTGACGCTGCGTGCGCTCAATGCCGTGCCGGTGCGCATGGCCGCGCCCGATGCCTATGAGTCGCTGTCGCGCGGCACCATGGATGGTCTCTTGTTCCCGCTCGACAGCGTCGTGTCCTACGGCCTCGACAAGCTGGTCAAGCACGCCACCGAAGCGTCAGCTTCGGCAGCTTCATCGTCGCCTATTCCATCAACCAGTCGGTCTGGGACAAGCTGCCCGACGACGTGAAGAAGGCGATGAACGAGGCCTCGGAGGCGATCACGCCAAAAGCCTGCGCCGACGTCGACAAGGAAGGCGAAGTCACCAAGAAGCACATGCAGGACGAAGGCGTCACCTTCGATCCGCTGCCGGAGGCGACGCGCGCCGAGATCAAGGACAAGCTCAAGGATGTCGGCAAGCAGTGGGCCAGCGGGCTCGACAGCCGCGGCAAGCAGGCCTCTGCCGCGCTGAAGGAGTTCGACGACCTGCTCGCCGCGGGCAGCAAATAATCCCAAAACGAGAGGGAGGCGCGAAGTGATCGAACGGGCGGGGCAAGTGCTCGGCGCGCTGGAGCGCGCGCTGACGGTGATTGCGGTGGTGTTCCTGTTCGTGATCATGCTGCTGGTCGTGACCGACGTGTTCATGCGCTATGCGCTGAACAGCCCGTTCGCCTTCACCTACGATCTGATCGGGCTCTATCTGCTCGCCGGCGTGTTCTTCTTCACGCTCTCTGACGGCCTGCGCGAGCATGCCCATGTCGGCGTCGACATCCTGCTGTCGCGCTTCTCGCCGGCGGGACGGCGGCTGTCCGAGATCGTCACCGCGCTCGCCGGACTGTTCGTGTTCGTCCTGATCTGCAAGGTCGGGTTCGAGCGCGCGCTGGAGAATTACGAGCAGCACGACGTGCTGTCAGGCGCGATCCCCTGGCCGACCTGGATCTCGGCGGCACTGATGCCGTTCGGCTGCGGCGTGCTGGTGCTGCGGCTGGCGCTCCAGCTCGTTGGCAACGTGCTGAGCCTCATCAGCGGCCGCGACCTCTATCCGCTGCCGCCGGTGACCGGCGTCGGTGAAGCGCGCAGCTTCGAGTAACGGCAGCCCTCCATGACACCTTTCATCGTTCTCGCCCTGCTGTTCGGCCTGCTCGCGCTCGGCACGCCCGTCGGTTTCGCCATGGCCTTTTCCGGCTCGGTCGGCCTCGTCATGGTCGGCGGCTGGTCGACGCTGTTCGGCATCCTGCAAACCGCCCCGCTTTCGACCGTCTCGTCCTACGAGCTGATCACCATCCCGATGTTCCTCTTGATGGCGGACCTCGTGCTGCTCTCGGGCGTCGCGGACGATCTGTTCAAGACCGCCTCGGCCTGGGTCGGCCGCATCCCCGGCGGCCTCGGCATGGCGACCGCGCTCGCCGGCGCCGGTTTTGGCGCGATCTGCGGCACCTCGACCGCCTCCGCCGCGACGCTGTCCTCGACCAGCCTGCCCGCGATATCCGCCAGGGCTATGAGCCGAAGATGGCCGCCGGCGTGGTCGCGATATCAGGCACGCTGTCGATGCTGCTGCCGACCAGCGTCGCGCTCGTCATCTTCGGCCTGGGCCGCTAGCACGGTCCGGCCGCCGCGGCTCCAATCAAGGAGGTCAAGAACGTGAATTTCGCGCTTACCGACCAACAGGAAGCCATCTGCGAGGCCATCGCCAAGATCTGCGAAGGCTTTCCCGACGCCTATTGGCTGAAGAAGGACCACGACGGCGGCTTCCCGCACGATTTCCACAAGGCACTGGCCGATGCCGGCTGGCTCGGCATTTGCGTGCCGGAGGAATATGGCGGCTCCGGGCTCGGCATCACTGAGGCTGCGATCATGATGCGCACCATCGCGGAGTCCGGCGCCGGCATGTCCGGCGCCTCCGCCGTGCATATCAATGTGTTCGGTCTCAATCCCGTCGTCGTGTTCGGCACCGAGGAGCAGCGCAAGCGCATGCTGCCGCCGATGGTCGAGGGCCGCGAGAAGGCGTGCTTCGCCGTCACCGAGCCGAACACCGGCCTCAACACCACCCAGCTCAAGACCCGCGCCGTCGCCAAGAACGACCGCTACATCGTCAACGGCCAGAAGGTCTGGATCTCCACCGCGCAGCTCGCGCACAAGATCCTGCTGCTGGCGCGCACCACGCCGTTGGAGGAGGTGCGCTCGCCAACCCATGGCCTCAGCCTGTTCTACACCAATTTCGACCGCAACAGGATCAAGGTCCACGAGATCGAGAAGATGGGCCGCAAGATCGTCGATTCCAACGAGCTGTTCTTCGAGGACTTTGAAATTCCGATGGAGGACCGCATCGGCGAGGAAGGCAAAGGCTTTCAGTACATCCTCGAAGGCATGAACCCCGAGCGAATCCTGATCGCGGCGGAGGCCGTTGGTCTCGGCAAGCTCGCGCTTTCGCGCGCGACCGAATACGCCAAGACGCGCACCGTGTTCAACCGCCCGATCGGCAAGAACCAAGGCATCCAGCATCCGCTCGCGGTGAACTGGGTCGAGCTCGAGGCGGCCTGGCTGATGGTGATGTCGGCAGCGTGGCAATATGATAAGGGTTTGCCCTGCGGGCCCGGCGCGAATGCCGCAAAATATTTCGCAGGCGAAGCAGGGTATCATGCTTGCGAACAGGCGGTGATGACGCATGGCGGCTTCGGCTACGCGAAGGAATTCCACGTCGAGCGTTATCTGCGCGAGGTGCTGATCCCGCGCATCGCGCCGGTCAGCCCGCAGCTCGCTCTCAGCTTCATCGCGGAAAAGGTGCTCGGGCTCGCGAAGTCGTACTAGCTGGCCGGGAAGGATCGCCATGAACCTCGCTCACCACCTCCTGCGTGCCGCCAAGGCAGATGCATCCGCACCGGCCTTACTCAAGGGGCTTACGCCGGTTGCCGACTACGGCCGGCTCGCCGCGAACGTGGCGTCGCTGGCTGCGTCGCTGCAGCAGCGCCTAGGTCTCGCCCGAGGTGGCCGCGTCGCGCTGCTGATGAAGAACGTGCCTGACTATGTCGTCTGCCTCTATGCCTGTTGGCACGCCGACCTCGTCGCAGTTCCCATCAACGCAAAACTGCATCCGCGCGAAGTCGCGTTTATTCTCGATAACTCCGGCGCTGCGGTCATCTTCGTGACCGAGGACATGGCGAGTGTCGCTTCGGAATCTTTGGTGCTCGCCACGACCAAGCCGCGGATCATCGAGATCGGCTCGGCCGAGCATCGCGCTCTGGAGGATGCGGATGGCATAGCCATCGCCGATGTCGCCATCACCGATCCTGCCTGGATCTTCTACACCAGCGGCACCACCGGCCGGCCCAAGGGCGCGGTGCTGAGCCATCGCAATCTGCTTGTGATGTCGCTGAACTATCTCGCCGAGGTTAACCCGATCGTATCAGGCGAGGCGCTGCTGCACGCCGCGCCGATGTCGCACGGCTCCGGCCTCTACATGGTTCCGCACGTGCTCGCCATGGGCGCGCAGATCATCCCGGAGAGCGGCCGCTTCGAGCCCGACGAAGTTTTGGAGCTGACGGCGAAGCGCGAGAACATCTCCTTCTTCGCTGCGCCCACCATGGTGCGACGCCTGACGGTCGCGGCGGATGCGGCGAGCGCGATCGCGCCCGGGCTGAAGACCATCATCTATGGCGGCGGCCCGATGTACGTCGCCGATTGCAAGGCGGCGCTTTCAATGTTCGGGCCGAAGCTGGCGCAGATCTATGGTCAGGGCGAGACGCCTATGACCATCGCCTACCTGCCGAGATACATGCATGCCGATAGTGGGCATCCCCGCTATGAGCAGCGCCTCGCCTCTGTCGGCATTGCGCAAAGTGTCGTTCAGGTCCGCACCGTGGACGAGTTGGGACGCGACGTCGCGGCGGGCGAGATCGGCGAGATCATCGTGCGCGGAGATACCGTGATGTCCGGCTACCGGCAGAATCCAGAGGCCACCGCCAATACCCTGCGCGACGGCTGGCTCTACACCGGCGACATGGGTGCGTTCGATTCGGACCGATTCCTCTCGCTGAAGGACCGCTCCAAGGACGTCATCATCTCCGGCGGAACCAACATCTATCCACGCGAGGTCGAAGAGGTATTGCTGCTGCACGAGGCCGTTGCCGAGGTCTCCGTGATCGGCCGGTCGCATCCGGAATGGGGCGAAGAGGTCGTGGCGGTCGTCGTTCCCGTTACGGGGCGGGACGTGGCGCGGCGCGACCTCGACCAACTTTGCAACGCGTGGATCGCGCGCTTCAAACGGCCGAAGCACTATTACGTCACTGGCGAGTTGCCGAAGAACAGCTACGGCAAAATCGTGAAGACAGAGCTACGCACACTCCTGAACGAGTCCTCCGCGCGCCTTGCGCTGATGGACTAGGTGTTTAGTACCAAGCTTTGCTGGTGCATTCTTATCGCACGATTCGAAGGATGCGCTATGGGACAGGGTTTACACGGCTGCGCCACCACGACGGAGGCAGTCCGTCGAGCAATACAAAATAGTCAAGAGAGCCTGAGAGGTCTCGCCAAGCGCTACGGCATCAACCAGAAGACTGTTGCGAAGTGGAAGCAGCGCGAGACCGTCGCCGATCGTTCGACTGGCCCTAACGAAGCCAAGTCGACCATCCATTCCATCGAGGAGGAGGCGATCATTGTCGCTTTCCGGCGGCACACGCTGCTGCCACTCGACGATTGCCTCTATGCGCTGCAGCCGACCATCCCGCATCTGACGCGGTCATCCCTGCATCGTTGCCTCCAGCGCCACGGCATCAGCCGATTGCCAGAGGTCGAAGGCGGCAAGCCCTCGAAGGAAGAGGTTCCGATCGGCTGTTTCCACATTGACATCGCCGAGCTCCAGACCGCTGAAGGCAAGCTCTACCTCTACGTCGCAATCGATCGCATCAGCAAGTTCGCCTTCGTGCAACTGGTCAGGAAGACGGGACGGACCTCAGCCTCGGCCTTCCTCGAAGCTCTGATTGCGGCTGTCCCCGACAAGATCCACACGGTGCTCACCGACAATGGGATCCAGTTCACCTTCCCGCGCTATGCGGACGGCCCGACGGCAAGATACGTGACGCATATGTTCGATATGCGATGTCAGGAAAACGGGATCGAACATCGGCTGACCAAGATCAAGCATCCGTGGACCAATGGCCAGGTCGAGCGCATGAATCGCACGATCAAGGAAGCAACCGTCCAACGCTACCATTACGATCGACACGATCAGCTCGAAGCTCACCTTACCGATTTCATCACCGCCTACAACTACGCTCGGCGGCTAAAGACCCTGAAGGGCCTCACACCCTACGAATACATCTGCAAATGCTGGACTTCCAGAACGATACAAACTCAACCCGCTCCAGCAAATGCCGGGACTAAACAGGTGCCATGCCTCATGTAGTCATGGCTCCTTCGGGCCGCCTGGTCGGGACGCATTTGCGGCATCGGCTGGCTGCGGTCCAGCGGCTGGATTTGGGACTTCTCATCCACACACAAAACGATGGCGTGCTCCGGCGGTGAGACGTAGAGGCCACGACATCGCGCACTTTGGCCACGAAGTTTGGATCAGTCGAGAGCTTGAACGTCTCCACCCGGTGCGGCTGGAGCCCGAACGCCCGCCAGATGCGTTGTACCGTCGAAACCGATAGGCCGCTGGCCTTCGGCATGTCGCGGGAGCTCCAATGAGTGGAATTCTCAGGGCAGCTATCTCCAACGTCCTCACGATCACGGCTTCGATGCGGGCATCGTCAATCGTGCGTGGCGCACCGGAGCGCGGCTCCTCGTGCAGCCCGGCCACGCGCTGCTACATCAAACGCCGCCGCGACTTGCCTACGGTCTGCCGGTCCAGCCCCAGCTTGGCCGCCACTTCCGTGTTCTGACCACCCTCCGCACAGGTCAGCACAATCCGGGCTCTCAGAGCCAGCGCCTGCGCCGTCTTCCGCCGCATCGTCAACGACATCAGTTCGGCACGCTCATCATCGCTCAAATCAGGGGAGCAAGTTGCTGGGCCGCCATTGGAGACTTCGTCGCTGTTCCCCTCGATCCTTGGCACAGCGACGCGAATCTACTGCGAATCCAGGATGGCGAACTTGTGACTCGGCACACTAGATCGATATGGGTAGGATGGGGCGGCTTGCGGCAAATGATGTCGCCGTTTTCCAGCGCGCTATGTCGCGCACAAAACTTACGATAGGGCTAAAGGCATGCACAGTGTTGACACATTCCGGGACCTGCAGGTCGAGGCGACTGAGTGGCGTCACTATCTCCACGAAAATCCAGAGCTCGATTATCGATTGGACAACACGGCCAGGTTCGTGGTCGAGAAGCTGGCTTCCTTTGGCATCAATCAGATCGAAACCGGAATTGCTGAAACCGGCATCGTCGCTCTGATTCAGGGCGCGCACGGACACGGCTCGACGATCGGGTTGCGAGCTGATATGGACGCGTTGCCAATTACCGAAGCACCAAACAAGGCGTGGTCGTCGAAGATACCCGGCCGAATGCATGCGTGCGGCCATGACGGACATACAACCATGCTGCTGGGGGCTGCGAAATATCTCGCGAGTACCCGAAATTTTAGGGGTGCCGTCGCTTTGATCTTCCAGCCCGCAGAAGAAGATGGTGGGGGTGATAAACTGGGCGGTCAGAAGATGGTGGAAGCCGGAATTATGGACCGTTTCCGCATTTCCCAGGTTTTTGGCATGCACAATGACCCGGGAATGGAAATCGGAACTTTCGGTATTTGCACTGGGCCGATGATGGCCGCGCAGGACGATTTCGCCATCATCGTCAACGGTAAGGGCGGCCATGCGGGCAAGCCTCACAACACAGTCGATCCAGTTGTTATCGCAGCACAGATTATCATTGGCCTGCAAACTTTGGTTTCACGCAACACTAATCCGATCGAATCGCTCGTAATTTCTATTACTAGATTTGAGGCGGCCCAAGCTTACAACGTCATCCCTGACAAGGTTACATTGGGCGGGACCGTCAGGACGTTTGTACCCAATTTGAGGGATTTCGCCGAACGGCAGATGCAAGTAACAGCGGAAGGCATTGCGCGAGCATTCGGCGCAGATGT is from Bradyrhizobium sp. ISRA430 and encodes:
- a CDS encoding CoA ester lyase, encoding MRSMLFVPGDSPRKFEKASEGNADALIIDLEDSVVAEKKPEARTLTLAMLKSRPGPHQLYVRVNALDTGMTLIDLAAVIPGRPDGIVLPKSQGGDDVRQVATWLEALEAASGISVGATRIVCVATETASSIFGLGSYKNCSPRLAGLMWGAEDLSASLGATEKASGGVFHSPYRLARDLCLMAAAAAEVALIDTVYTDIDNLAGLEQETRAARRDGFSAKALIHPKHVDVVNAAFEPTEAERAWAEKVIAAFASNPNSGTLRLDGQMIDKPHLRAAKTILGKS
- a CDS encoding CoA transferase, yielding MGPLGGFTILDLTSVLMGPYGTQVLADMGANVIKVESLEGDIVRQIGPGRTPGMGGMFLNANRGKRSIVLDLKKPEGRDALLRLAKHANALVYNVRPQAMARLGLDYETLAAANPSLVYVGAFGYGQSGPYAAKPAYDDLIQGAATIPTLLAAAGDGTPRYVPVTIADRIVGLMMVNAIMGGLMHQQRTGQGQRIDVPMFESMTEFVLVDHLGGLTYDPPLDHGGYARLLSRYRRPYKTSNGYLCVLIYNDKHWRSFFEAIGAPHFLDQPRFANHAARTEHIDEIYEEIGHIFLTRTTAEWRELLERADIPVMPMHTLETVLDDPHLKATGFFRTVDHPVEGRIRQMRVPSTWSVTQPEPAGPAPTLGQHGRDILREAGFSAEEIDKLAEQRAVHLAAPP
- a CDS encoding MaoC family dehydratase translates to MGQEFRHPLTRTVTEMDNTMFSLLTLNPQPLHIDAHFSEKTEFGQRIFNSLYTLGIMIGMTVYDTTLGTTVANLGMTDVTFPKPVFHGDTLRATTKVLSVRESKSRPKAGIVEFEHHALNQNDEIVGKCRRMALMHKRPV
- a CDS encoding M20 aminoacylase family protein, with amino-acid sequence MHSVDTFRDLQVEATEWRHYLHENPELDYRLDNTARFVVEKLASFGINQIETGIAETGIVALIQGAHGHGSTIGLRADMDALPITEAPNKAWSSKIPGRMHACGHDGHTTMLLGAAKYLASTRNFRGAVALIFQPAEEDGGGDKLGGQKMVEAGIMDRFRISQVFGMHNDPGMEIGTFGICTGPMMAAQDDFAIIVNGKGGHAGKPHNTVDPVVIAAQIIIGLQTLVSRNTNPIESLVISITRFEAAQAYNVIPDKVTLGGTVRTFVPNLRDFAERQMQVTAEGIARAFGADVEFKYRRYLPVTVNHAKETDLAIKAARGLVGPASVDDKLPFRMGGEDFAYMLEARPGAYIFVGNGPTAFPHHPAYDFNDEALPYGIGYWVNLVEMVLAP
- a CDS encoding AMP-binding protein, translated to MNLAHHLLRAAKADASAPALLKGLTPVADYGRLAANVASLAASLQQRLGLARGGRVALLMKNVPDYVVCLYACWHADLVAVPINAKLHPREVAFILDNSGAAVIFVTEDMASVASESLVLATTKPRIIEIGSAEHRALEDADGIAIADVAITDPAWIFYTSGTTGRPKGAVLSHRNLLVMSLNYLAEVNPIVSGEALLHAAPMSHGSGLYMVPHVLAMGAQIIPESGRFEPDEVLELTAKRENISFFAAPTMVRRLTVAADAASAIAPGLKTIIYGGGPMYVADCKAALSMFGPKLAQIYGQGETPMTIAYLPRYMHADSGHPRYEQRLASVGIAQSVVQVRTVDELGRDVAAGEIGEIIVRGDTVMSGYRQNPEATANTLRDGWLYTGDMGAFDSDRFLSLKDRSKDVIISGGTNIYPREVEEVLLLHEAVAEVSVIGRSHPEWGEEVVAVVVPVTGRDVARRDLDQLCNAWIARFKRPKHYYVTGELPKNSYGKIVKTELRTLLNESSARLALMD
- a CDS encoding TRAP transporter small permease; amino-acid sequence: MIERAGQVLGALERALTVIAVVFLFVIMLLVVTDVFMRYALNSPFAFTYDLIGLYLLAGVFFFTLSDGLREHAHVGVDILLSRFSPAGRRLSEIVTALAGLFVFVLICKVGFERALENYEQHDVLSGAIPWPTWISAALMPFGCGVLVLRLALQLVGNVLSLISGRDLYPLPPVTGVGEARSFE
- a CDS encoding acyl-CoA dehydrogenase family protein, whose protein sequence is MNFALTDQQEAICEAIAKICEGFPDAYWLKKDHDGGFPHDFHKALADAGWLGICVPEEYGGSGLGITEAAIMMRTIAESGAGMSGASAVHINVFGLNPVVVFGTEEQRKRMLPPMVEGREKACFAVTEPNTGLNTTQLKTRAVAKNDRYIVNGQKVWISTAQLAHKILLLARTTPLEEVRSPTHGLSLFYTNFDRNRIKVHEIEKMGRKIVDSNELFFEDFEIPMEDRIGEEGKGFQYILEGMNPERILIAAEAVGLGKLALSRATEYAKTRTVFNRPIGKNQGIQHPLAVNWVELEAAWLMVMSAAWQYDKGLPCGPGANAAKYFAGEAGYHACEQAVMTHGGFGYAKEFHVERYLREVLIPRIAPVSPQLALSFIAEKVLGLAKSY